ctatatatatatcaaatttaaaactatATCATTAACCGCAAGCTAACAGGGTGTACCTTATAATGAAATGGGCATTTGAGGGTCTTGTTTTATATGAAATGAGCTTGTACCCCGTGCAATGCACGGGTtgtacgtttttaaaaatgacaggacaggaaaaaaataataatagtaacaCTTAGTAGATGTATAAATgacagaaggaaaaaaaaaaaaagtttcaagcatgaaaaaaaaaaaaaaaaaacccttctataaagctttaaagaaaaagaaaagtattgaGAGACCATTTACATTTTACAACAACACAAATGCTCAAGTCATTTTTCCATGCCCTTAGGCCTTATCCTTGCActaaaataactttatttaaaatactttcaaagagAGAAGTTTGAGAAATTACACTAACTAATTTCCTTCTCCTCATTGAATTAACTAATTGGctatccaaaataaaaaaaagttcattaaatcatggttatcattaaatttataaatttataaagtgTAACCTTATAAATTGAAACCTATTAAAtagttgtactttttttttttttttgaaggaatatATAGATATTCATTGATTCAAAAAGATCCAAAGAAGATCACCCATGAAGAAGAGATTGTTCCCTTCTTACAATGTCACCAATACTTGATGGGGTATTCCCTAACCAAGTAGAGAAAATGACATGGGTGCTAGCCAATTTTGCAAGCACATGCGCAGCATTATTGGCGTCCCtcaaaacatgtaaaaatctaGCATTCTCTACACCACGTAGCTCTAATTTTATACCTTCTATGAACTGTCCATAGCTACTAAAACACGGCCCTTTTGAGTCAATCATCTTGATAACTTGCATGGCATCACCTTCGAAGAGAACGTTACCAAAACTCATTTCTTTGCTAAAGAGGACGGCATGCAAAGCAGCCATGGATTCTGCTGTAATGGGATCTGTTATAGCTTCATGGGTTATACTGCGTGCAGCCAAAAATTTTCCCGTCGAgtctaggggtgcaaaggcgggcggtttttaaccgcccgctaaccgctaaccgctataaccgccaaccgcctaaccgcctaaccgtttaaccgcattaaccgcaaaccgcctaaccgccataaccgcctagcggttagcggttagcggttattgggtctactaaccgtaaccgctaaccgctaaccgcctttttatataatatatttttataattatacatataacataatcacgtgatcattaaatcacaattttttaaaaaaataattaaatcacaatttgagtattaatatattatcactataatttatatgattatatcatataatcacttgatcattaaatcacaattttttaaaaaaaataattaaatcacaatttgagtattaatatattatcactataatttatataattatatcacatgagattgattattaaatcatttgattatataataacaaattatacatatataatatgacataactcataagtatactaattcatactaatacaacaattaaatatctatagacttatttccaatgtatgttataaacctataagtctatataagtctacatatgtatatgaataatataaatgtataatatcaatagttaatcatatgattcaatgacaattcaaatactttattcaagacttcaagtgaatcatattattaatgtacaatgatgatatgattcgtaaaatatcaaattaagtaattgacattggattaaacaatgaccaatgtgttacttataaacataatttaagtattaatgtattatcattataattttagtaatttatatattatcactataattgatatgattatatcatatgatgacttgatcattaaatcatatgattatataataataaataatacatatataatatgacataactcataagtcataagtctacaagttaatcatatgattcatgtacaatgataatcacaattgattcaattgaattaaacaatatgttacttataactacaagtctacaatttaattaaagcattattagatactttaggaatttaggatttagaagtttgaacattaccatttaccattagatattaagttcaattcaaataaaaaagattataagtaaatatgataagaatttaaataattaatcatatgaatcatatgatataatttaatgagactatatgattatataatatcaaattaagtaattgacattagattcaacaatgtgttacttataatcacaattgaagtattaactattttttgaacattttttagaaaaagaaatttaaccattttttgaaagaaaaaaaaaagaaaattaacaattttgaattatatatatatataattgcttatagttatattatatgcatattgaataatataaatgtataagataaatatttaactatatgatccaattacaattccaatacttaatcaatcattcatgtacaatgacaatgacaatgtgattcatataatatcaaattaagtaattgacattggattaaacaatgtgttacttataactacaattgaagtatttttgtttgtttgtaagtttataagatcaacacttaatcatatgatccaatgacaattcaaatatttatagcaattgggcccaagaagatattaaaaatacaagaaaaaaaaatgagggtaaaaaaaagccaaaaaaaaaaagcccaattttaaaaaagcagttagcgggcggttatctatttcactaaccgctaaccggccactaacggctaaccgttaaccgctaggcggttagcggttgcggttagtgaaatttactaaccgctagggcggttacggttagcggttattgccactaaccgctaaccgtaaccgcctttgcacccctagtcgAGTCCCTTGCAATGAGACCCAGCCCAACTCTCTTTTCCTTCACATTCACCGCCGCATCCCAGTTCATCTTCACCATGTTTGCTGGTGGGGGTTGCCACTTAACAATGGCCCGTTCCAAGTCATGGTTCCTTTGCGCTGAGTTGCCCTCATTCACCCGATGGTACTCATCCAAAGCACATTGTGCCTCACGAAGGAGCTGGTTGGGATGGAGGAAAGAATCTCCATGTACCACAGCATTCCTTCGCAGCCAAATGCGTCGGGTAGTAACAGCAAAAAGCTCCATTTCAGTCCTATCACAGCGCTCCAACAAATTCCCAAAGATATCAGAGAAACTGCCACTCATTACGCCagctttttgtaattttagcGGACCACTACTCCATACATCTGATGTCGACAGGCAGCTCCACAAAATATGTTCCACCGTCTCATTTTCAGCTTCACAAATAGGGCACAAAGGACTTTTAACGAcaccttttttaaaaagattaaactTTGTAGGGAGCAGATTATTAAGGGCTCTCCATAGAAACATTTTGACCACATTTGGAACCGACAAATTCCAGCATTCGTTCCATGCAAAACTCTTCGTTGTTTTTGATCCCCCACTTCGCCTATTTGCCATTGATTCCATCTCAAGATGGTAAGCACTCCGGACAGAGAAGGTGCCATTTTTTGTACATCGCCAAATAAgtctatcttttgtttttacCGGGCTGATTGGTATACTTTTAATCACCTGCGCTTCCTCAAAGAAAATTTCTAACACAAGTTCGACCTTCCATTTTCGTGTTTTATACTATATCTATAGTTGTACTTATAGATATAGTATAAAACGAAAGgaactataaatatttttttgactatataatcattcaaaaaaaaactttttatttttatttttatttttattttatttttgcataaaAAACAACCTTTTAGCTATACCCACCGGAAAATGCTAAGCTTACAAATACATTttacaaaatgttttttttttttttaaacccaatcatattgtgccacatcagtttataaaagtttttttgtaaaatgtgtttataagCTTAGCATTCCTCATACCCACCATAAAAGCCTAATTGTGACAATCTTATAAGTACCTAAATGAGTATTGTAAATATTCCTAACTATCAAAAGAACACATTATCACACACATCATATTTCTTATATTAACTACTAGGctacccaaaaattaatttgatataacctcataaaaaatttgaaggtaaAAATCATAATCTATTATAAAAACTCTCAAAGCCAATGTCGTCgatcaattctttttttctatgctttattttttcctacgCAATGTCTTTGATCAATTAAGCACGTaaacaatatttatatatataatgaacagCAGCATAAACTAAAAAATCGTCATACCTCGTATCAAAAACGACGACGGAAAACTCTCTCACCATTATTTCctttaattcattataaaatttacaaaaatggaaaattaagcaattagaattaaacaaaatatataaattagaatagaagATAATGACAAAAATCGAAAAGATAAGAACAGGACCACAAAATATAAAgtcaaacagaaaatgaaaaatactaatataatagaaaagagtTGTCTTCgctatatactttttttttgctccaataAAACCTTTAAAGCCAATGATAACCATCAATTAAGCACATAAACAATGTGCATtaaacataggaaaaaaaactatcaatgtACAACATCGTAAACTAAAAATTAGTCATATCTCTTATCAAAAACACCAATCGAGAACTCTATAACCTGCGACATGCGCAGGtgtttacaaattatatattcacacaaaagcatatatatgtCAAACATAATAGATAATCTACAAATTGGATAAGAACAATTTGAGTTATTATATCATAATGCTatgtttttttacttaaaagtgaaaaattggcatcaatcttaatttcaatttaaccaaaaatgaaaaatagggATGCATTTTAAAACAACCTTAACGCATATCAATTATAGATCTGCCATGTTAATTATTTTAGCTAAAGAGTGCAATACAAACAAAATGTATTGTTAGAAATTAATGCTAGAACAAAAAAGAGtaaagaaactaaataaaaattaagaagaataatgaaaaaaaaaaataaaagaaatcacTTGCATTTAATTACAAACATGATAGataggattttatttatttattatttttttaaagttaagaTAAATATAACAATAGTTTCAGTGACATTGTTTTGAATCATATCTCaactaaataatataattatataacaattcaatttattaattgtaatatttatttaGCAAGAAAATCTATTGAGAAAAACGTACACTAACAACATTAAGCAATTaatgctacaaaacaaaataaaggtattaaataaaaattcaagaagaaTAATGGCTATACCTCTA
This genomic interval from Corylus avellana chromosome ca3, CavTom2PMs-1.0 contains the following:
- the LOC132174149 gene encoding uncharacterized protein LOC132174149; the encoded protein is MSGSFSDIFGNLLERCDRTEMELFAVTTRRIWLRRNAVVHGDSFLHPNQLLREAQCALDEYHRVNEGNSAQRNHDLERAIVKWQPPPANMVKMNWDAAVNVKEKRVGLGLIARDSTRDPITAESMAALHAVLFSKEMSFGNVLFEGDAMQVIKMIDSKGPCFSSYGQFIEGIKLELRGVENARFLHVLRDANNAAHVLAKLASTHVIFSTWLGNTPSSIGDIVRREQSLLHG